Proteins from a genomic interval of Debaryomyces hansenii CBS767 chromosome E complete sequence:
- a CDS encoding DEHA2E13750p (similar to uniprot|Q08230 Saccharomyces cerevisiae YOL071W EMI5 Non-essential protein of unknown function required for transcriptional induction of the early meiotic-specific transcription factor IME1 also required for sporulation and highly similar to ca|CA1607|IPF14916 Candida albicans IPF14916 unknown function) encodes MFRNIQKRNISSSGRVLLNHGKPQNPVYNAELTMKIEPIQRTGESIDVKRARLVYQSRKRGILESDLLLSRFAKRYLSGFSQEELDEYDKLLDEPDWDIYYWATKNYDVTPLPDKWKNSKILKLLQEDAENKEKEILRMPEL; translated from the coding sequence AGTGGTAGAGTGTTATTGAACCACGGGAAGCCGCAAAACCCTGTTTATAATGCTGAGTTGACCATGAAGATCGAGCCGATCCAAAGAACCGGGGAAAGTATCGATGTCAAAAGAGCCAGATTAGTATACCAATCTCGTAAGAGGGGGATCTTGGAAAGTGACTTGTTGTTATCCCGTTTTGCTAAGAGATACTTGTCTGGATTCTCTCAGGAAGAATTGGACGAATATGACAAGTTGTTGGACGAGCCCGATTGGGACATCTACTACTGGGCCACCAAAAACTACGATGTGACGCCATTACCAGACAAATGGAAAAATTCCAAGATCTTGAAGTTATTGCAAGAAGATGCTGAAAATAAGGAAAAGGAGATTTTGAGAATGCCGGAGTTATAA